AGGGCAGGAGGAAATAGGGCAGGAGCCAATAGGGAAAGAGGAAATAGGGCAGGAGGAAATAGGGCAGGAGCCAATAGGGAAAGAGGAAATAGGGCAAGAGGAAATAGTGCAAGAGACAATAGGGCAAGAGGAAATAGGGCAGGAACCAATAGGGCAAGAGGAAATAGGGCAGGAGCCAATAGGGCAAGAGGAAATAGGACAGGAGCCAATAGGGCAAGAGGAAATAGGACAGGAGCCAATAGGGCAAGAGGAAATAGGGCAGGAAccaagagggaaagaggaaataGGGCAGGAGCCAATAGGGCAAGAGCCAATAGGGCAAGAGAAAATAGGGCAGGAACCAATAGGGAAAGAGGAAATAGGGCAGGAACCAATAGGGCAAGAGGAAATAGTGCAAGAGGAAATAGGGCAGGAGGAAATAGGGCAAGAGGAAATAGGGCAGGAACCAATAGGGCAAGAGGAAATAGTGCAAGAGGAAATAGGGCAGGAGCCAATAGGGAAAGAGGAAATAGGGCAGGAACCAATAGGGAAAGAGGAAATAGGGCAGGAACCAATAGGGAAAGAGGAAATAGGGCAGGAACCAATAGGGAAAGAGGAAATAGGGCAGGAACCAATAGGGCAAGAGGGAATAGGGCAGGAACCAATAGGGAAAGAGGAAATAGGGCAGGAACCAATAGGGCAAGAGGGAATAGGGCAGGAACCAATAGGGAAAGAGCAAATAGGCTGCTCTGGCTCAGACAAGGCTTTCTTCCTTTACACAGATAGAGCCTCagccaacacaacaacacacaataaacaacaataataacaacaacaccacacaataaacaacaccacacaataaacaacaacacacaataaacaacaacacacaataaacaataataacaataacaccACACAATAAACAACAATAACACcacacaataaacaacaacacacaacaaacaataataataacaccaacacaaaataaacaacaacaacaataataataaacagCAAACACCCCGACCTGCTGACACTTGTCATAGAGGTCCTCCAGAGTGTGTCTGTTGACCAGTTTAAAATGGCGCCTGAGAATGACGAGGTTCTGCTGTCTGGTCCGGccctcctccagctccctctcctccacctggctCCCCTTCTCGTGCGTCACACGGTATGGCACCACGCGCTGGCCGGAGGGGTGAACCGCAACGCCCGCCGAGACCGCCGCCGAGACCTCTGGGAGGAAACGGGAAGGGTTGCCGTGGAGAATGGCGAGGGTGTtgttagggggaaagtggtatcCCGCGGCCACGGTTGGGTTGTCGCGACGATTGTGGTCGAGACGCCAGAGGAAGGCAAAGTCTTGCGGGTCGGTCTGGGAGGAGCGATCTGTGTCGGCCAATGACGGAGGAGGGGAGGGGCGGTGGGGGTTAGGGTAGAGGTCAGGGTTGAGATTAGGGTAGAGGTCGGGGTCGAGGTTAGGGCTGAGGTTAGGGTTGAGATCgaggttagggttaaggataGAGTCGAGGTcaaggttgaggttagggttaaggtcagagtcgaggtcagggttaaggttagggttaaggtcagagtCGAGattagggttgaggtcaggtttgAGGTTAGGGTCGAGGTTAGGGTCGAGATCAGAGTCGAGATTAGGGTCGAGATCAGAGTCGAGATTAGGGTCGAGATCAGAGTGGagattagggttaaggtcagagtCGAGattagggttgaggtcaggtttgAGGTTAGGGTCGAGGTTAGGGTCGAGATCAGAGTCGAGATTAGGGTCGAGATTAGGGTCGAGATCAGAGTGGAGATTAGGGTCGAGATCAGAGTGGAGATAAGGGGCAAGGTCAGAGTGGAGATTAGGGGCAAggtcagagttagggttaaggtcaggggcaAGGTCAGAGtcgaggttagggttaaggtcgaGGTTTGGGTCGAGATCAGAGTCGAGATTAGGGTCAAggtcagagttagggttaaggtcaggggcaAGGTCAGAGtcgaggttagggttaaggtcgaGGTTCGGGTCGAGATCAGAGTCGAGATTAGGGGCAAggtcagagttagggttaaggttagggtcgaGGTCAGAGTCGAGATTAGGGGCAAAATCagagttaaggttaaggttagggtcgaGGTCAGAGTCGAGATTAGGGGCAAGGTCAGAGTCGAGATTAGGGGCAAggtcagagttagggttaaggttagggtcgaGGTCAGAGTCGAGATTAGGGGCAAGGTCAGAGTCGAGATTAGGGGCAAggtcagagttagggttaaggttagggtcgaGGTCAGAGTCGAGATTAGGGTCGAGGTCAGAGTCGAGATTAGGGGCAAggtcagagttagggttaaggtcagggtcgAGGTCAGAGTCGAGATTAGGGTCGAGGTCAGAGTCGAGATTAGGGTCGAGGTCAGAGTCGAGATTAGGGTTGAGGtctgagttagggttaaggtcaggggcaAGGTCAGAGTCGAGATTAGGGTCGAGGTCAGAGTCGAGATTAGGGTCGAGGTCAGGGTCTGTCTGTGgtttgggggagggaggggtgtggttTGTGAAGGTGAGCGCCAGCTTGCACTGTTTCTCAGCCCAGCGACTCTGCCTCTGCTCCTCACTGCCCCCACCAAGATGGCCGACTTCACCTTCCATCCTGGTCTCACTAGCGTCAGTACACTGACTGACCTCACCAACATGGCTGCCTTCACCAGCTTCCACACTGCACTCAACAATATAGCTGTCACTATCAGTACACTGACTGCCCCGACCAAGATGGCCGACTTCACCTTCCATCCTGGTCTCACTAGCGTCCGTGCACTGACTGACCTCACCAACATGGCTGTCACTATCAGTACACTGACTGACCTTACCAAGATGGCTTCCTCCTACCTCCAACAAGTCTTTCTCAACTAAACCCCGAGTCCCCCCCTCTCCGGCAGCCTGAatggtctctccctccctctgctccacgGTGTTGGATCCAACCACCTGGGTTGAGTTAGGGTCAGCCAACACACAGTCAGGTAATTCCTCCCGACTCAGGACTCTGTCTTTAtcagcctcccctctcctccctcctgcctcacccctctctcctccttctccaagGGAACGGTCTGAGCTAAGGGAGGGGAcgggggaggggaaggtgggcAGGGGGAAGGAGTCAACACCTGTCTGTAAGAGCTCTAGAAGCTTCTGGAACTCTGTGACATGAGGCCCGCGACCAGGATGCCCTTCTGATTGGCTGCCTCTGGgatctgcctcctccccctcaccacctctctctccctccctcccagcgcGCCTTCcattccttcctcctcctcctcttctttgcTCCAGTACCTCCTCTGAAGGCCAGTCTCCAACAAACTCCAACAACTCAggcctcaccctctctcccccatccctcaccctctctcccccatccctcaccctctctcccaccaacttccctcctccatcctctctctccatcccctcgcTCACTGATTGGCTCGCGTCCTTCACTATGACAGCAGGCTCCAGCCTATCAGAGTCTGTCTTCCTagttctactcctcctctctttcctcacccTCTGACCAATCGACTCGGAGAAAGCCACGGGCCTCTCGTCGTCACCATGGAAATCTGCCTAAACACAGCCTCCACCAGACAGTGGGGaattcctgtctctccctccccctgttcccctcGTCGTCCCGGGTTGCCACGGAGCTTCCGGGTCAAAGGCCACCACTCCTAAATCAAGAATATCCTCCTCATCCAGAATTTTAGAATTGTCCAGAATTCCACATTTTTCCTTTTCACCGAGGGACTCTGTGGAGCCGTGGGCAGAGCTGTGACCCGGGGTTATGGCTCTGCCGGAGCGGCCGACTGACGACACGTCGGGAAGCCAGGAGAAGAGCTGGGGGCAGGACCTCTCAGAGCCCTGGACCAATCGCTGCTCTCCTACCAGGTCACGGCGGGCCTTGTCTGAGGACTTGGGCCTatcaggagaaagagacagagagacagagacagagagaaagaaagacagagagagagacagagacagagagagacagagacagagagagacagagacagagagaaagagagaaagcgagacagagacagagagagagacagagagagagaaagagagacagagacagagagaaagtgagacagagaaagagatcaCCTTTTCATTGTGACTTCAATTCAAGGGAAAAGACGAGGCATCTATTGTGATGCAGCCTGAAACTAACCCTAGCCCTGGGCCCTAGCCCTGGGCCCTAACCCTAGGCCCTAACCCTGGCCCCTAGCCCTGGGCCCTAACCCTAGGCCCTAACCCTGGGCCCTAACCCTGGCCCCTAGCCCTGGGCCCTAAACCCTgggcctaaaccctaaccctgggcCCTAACCCTGGCCCCTAGGCCCTGGGCCCTAACCCTAGGCCCTAACCCTGGGCCCTAACCCTGGGCCCTAAACCCTGGGCCTAAACCCTAGGCCCTAACCCTGGGCCCTAACCCTGGCCCCTAGCCCTAGGCCCTGGCCCCTAGCCCTGGGCCCTAACCCTGGGCCCTAACCCTGGGGCCCTAGCCCTGGGGCCCTAGCCCTGGGCCCTAACCctgggccctaaccctaaccctgggccCTAACCCTAGGCCCGAACCCTAGGCCTGGGCCCTAACCCTGGGCCCTAACCCTGGGCCCTAACCTTGTCCCTAGTCTCCTGTTGGGGGGGGTAGTTTGAGATGCAGTCTGGGTGTGTTGAGGAAACTTACTGTGACGGGCTAGCCTCCTGATGGGGTGGGCTTGGGTCCTGTTGGGGTAGTTTGGGTCGTGATGG
This region of Oncorhynchus masou masou isolate Uvic2021 unplaced genomic scaffold, UVic_Omas_1.1 unplaced_scaffold_3261, whole genome shotgun sequence genomic DNA includes:
- the LOC135534327 gene encoding uncharacterized protein LOC135534327, with the protein product MEGEVGHLGRGSQCTDSDSYIVECSVEAGEGSHVGEVSQCTDASETRMEGEVGHLGGGSEEQRQSRWAEKQCKLALTFTNHTPPSPKPQTDPDLDPNLDSDLDPNLDSDLAPDLNPNSDLNPNLDSDLDPNLDSDLDPNLDSDLDPDLNPNSDLAPNLDSDLDPNLDSDLDPNLNPNSDLAPNLDSDLAPNLDSDLDPNLNPNSDLAPNLDSDLAPNLDSDLDPNLNLNSDFAPNLDSDLDPNLNPNSDLAPNLDSDLDPNLDLNPNLDSDLAPDLNPNSDLDPNLDSDLDPNLDLNPNLDSDLAPDLNPNSDLAPNLHSDLAPYLHSDLDPNLHSDLDPNLDPNLDSDLDPNLDPNLKPDLNPNLDSDLNPNLHSDLDPNLDSDLDPNLDSDLDPNLDPNLKPDLNPNLDSDLNPNLNPDLDSDLNPNLNLDLDSILNPNLDLNPNLSPNLDPDLYPNLNPDLYPNPHRPSPPPSLADTDRSSQTDPQDFAFLWRLDHNRRDNPTVAAGYHFPPNNTLAILHGNPSRFLPEVSAAVSAGVAVHPSGQRVVPYRVTHEKGSQVEERELEEGRTRQQNLVILRRHFKLVNRHTLEDLYDKCQQDLEWTSNLLLDSGERLFLEEEDDDEEEGDEDLDMAVRVGLEERTERRVTPPGEQASASSRSGSEAVVVLGRREEEEEAWRTGGAWTRENMERSGPGGVNRRDGAAMMKESQLFDLFPSMDRHFLQDIFRDHNYCLVQTEQFLRSMLDEGPVRNVVAPEHTPRTQSKDRDKRRAAAAAVAPPQSLSQYQDVEDPEYEDYRAEARLQRGRQLESFSKAAEAYRQGRRDVASYYGQQVGG